CaatctcaggctactttcacactagcgttcgatcggatccgttctgaacggatccgatcatattaatgcagacggaggctccgttcagaacggatccgtctgcattatattggctaaaaaaagctaagtgtgaaattagcctgagcggatccgtccagacttttacactgaaagtcaatgggggacggatccgcttgaagattgagccatattgtggcatcttcaaacggatccgtccccattgacttacattgtaagtctggacggatccgcacgcctccgcacggccaggcggacacccgaacgctgcaagcagcgttcaggtgtccgcctgctgagcggagcggagactgagcgctggcagacggatgcattctgagcggatccgcatccattcagactgcatcagggctggacggaagcgctcgggtccgctcgtgagccccttcaaacggagatcacgagcggacagccgaacgctagtgtgaaagtagccttagatccaCTTTGTTGGATTTTTCTGCAGACCTTTTGTTCTCACCTGGGATGAGTGACCTAAACCAATAATCCAACGATACAGTCACAGTAGGTAAATCTTTTTCCTATTGGATGGCATCAAGGGCATCCATCCTTCAGCAAAGGAATACTCTTAGCAGCTTAGGGTTGTattacagattatctgaccaatttctgtccgaTCAGACCAATAGTCGGTGTGTATAACAAatgatctgtgtgtgtaaacggccatctgaccaatgattggtcgcAAAATCTGTTTGTGTAAtgcagcccttaggctgggttcacacctgagcgatttacagcgcgttcctacgcgctgtaaaaaacgctcaacaggcaagaaccaatgattcccttcttggaatggttctcacctgagcgttttacagcgcgtacgatcgcgctgtaaaacgcccgacgccccaagaagtacatgagcttctttggggcgtcttgtcgcgcgttcccgtacatagacttcagcgggaacgcgcgacaatgggcgttcgcttgtctctgtatgcgcgattgcaaacgcccgtacaatcgcgcatacagagcgctccattgcGAACggtcaggtgtgaacccagcgttagggtacGTTCACATGAGGGGTTGCCAGATCTGGCAGGGTGTTCTGGCTACAGGAAGAGCCTGGCAGATTTAGTAATGCtactgtgaacatacccttagacgGGTAATTGCATCActagcttaaagggcatctgccagcagatttgtacctatgacactggctgacctgttacatgtgcacttggcagctgaaggcttctgtgttggtcccatgttcatatgtgccagcattgctggggaaaattatgttttattatatgcaaatgagcctctaggagtaataggggcgtggcagttgtagagagagcagagtctctaggtgtaacagctaCGCCCCCGTtgttcctagaagctcatttgcatttattaaaacataattttatcagcaatgcaggcacatatgaacatgggaccaacacagatgccttcagctgccaagcggacATTGAACAGGTCAGTCtgtgtcataggtacaagtctgctgacagatgctcctcAATGGCGTTTGTCTGTAGCTGTTTTTTTGTACAGTCATAAAAGGCCTGCCATACGATGGTCTCTGTTGTACCATATGCCACTGATTTCACATGGAGGTATTTTTGCTCACATCCagcagaaaataaaaatgtggCTTTCTCCACTGAACTTCGTAAGTATCGCGCTATTCTTCCGTAGAAGCACATGCGTCAATAGGAGAATATCTCCGTACAGCAGAGTATAATAGAGCCAGAATGGCTCCGTAGCAGCTCCATGCACCGATGTACATCCTTGGTGCCATTGAGCAGGAGCCATCACAAAGTCAACAGATGGCAATTAAATAAATGTACAAATATTAAAGACTTAGTCTACTTTCATACCGGcgtttggctttctgtttgtgagatccgttcagggctctcacaagcggtccaaaacagatcagttttgccgcaatgcattctgaatggataaggatccgctcagaatgcatcagtttgcctccgttccgctttagaggcggacaccaaaacgctgcttgcagcgtaagtcaatggggacggatcagttttcactgacacaatctggcacaatagaaaacggatccgacccccattgactttcaatggtgttcaagacggatccgttttggctatgttaacgataatacaaacggatccgttctgaacggatgcatgctattgtattatcggtgcggatccgtatgtgcagatccatgacggatccgcaaacgcgagtttgaaagtagcctaagaaataaACGTCTTGAGACATAAGATGCATAGCACAGCATGTAACTTTATTAAGCACAGATTTGGTTTTGAGATTTACAACCCTCATTCATAACAATAAATCAATTCTATTACAGCAAatacaaaaaaacttttaatGGAAAACAAAATAGGCTCCCTTTATATAAACCAGTAGAGAACACGATTCTTAAAATGCAATGAAAAATAGATTACTATTCAAAGAAAGAGGCATATAAATATTTCAAAAATGCAACCCAACACAAAATAAGTACACATTTGCCTCATGTCTGCGAATAAAAAAATAGTTCATAAACTGACCTGCCGCTGTGGAATTCCACTTATGGTATAGGTTTTTCCAAAAAGGAATGTAACATAATATTCATTAATTGCTTTATTAACCAAGTAACAAGGGTCGAGTACAAGTAGTTAGTTACCCTGAGACAGAAAACTTTATTTAAAAGAAACTAATTCTTAAgattgtaaaaaaactaaaaaaataataaaataacggGCTTTAAAACAATTAAACACAGACAGGATGGGTATGACATGGTCCATGGCCATTATATGGTGGCACAGTTTTGTCTCCAAAACACTAGGCTACGTGATTATTAAGGACCGAGGACCTGTAACTTCccatgacatgtctgttttagtaactacttgcatcccccccatgtaataacaattctggatcatctattcttatgactatgttgtgccatccctctgtaattcctgcaagaagtttacaaataaattgccagcagtctgcagaaaagatactgctgggtgttaccattagCGCATGTatctgactctgtccaatcagtgctgctggtgtcagactgtgcacacACACCCAGACTGGTAacccccatctgtacctttactgcaggccGCTATTCAGaacttttggcagcaataacagaggaatgtcataccagagccataagaatagatgctccagaattactattacatggagaatgcaagcaGTTCCTACAACAgtcatgtcaggagcggtgacaggtcctctttaaaataccTGGGTCAGGTGGTGTCAGACGACACCCAGGGAGCAGCACATGTTCCACCCCACACATGAAGTTTACTAGGCACAACATATAAATCAGTTTTGCGTGGTATATGCCTTTAATTGAAACTTTTAACCACAACAGAAACTGGTTCTTAGCCTCCACAGATTTTTACAATAATCTTGATGGATATAGCAGTTAGCGGAGTAACTGCATTACATTAACAGGTGAGGCAGACGATGGTcggctgctcgtcagtggaggagactgctgctattacatgcagcgatctcctccacagtatgccatcgctcgtcccaatACAGAATCAGtatctgccgcctgcaaacaatgttttttttaacctgCGATTGCCGGGTGGACAagcgtttgctcgttcattggcagcactattatgcctcattcacacatcagtgttcggtcagtgatttccatcagtgatttgtgagccaaaaccaggtgcggctctaaacacagaacaggagcagatctttcccttctacctcatgtctgtggaggcttcacttctggttttggctcacaaatcactgatggaaatcactgaagtgtgaacgaggccttacacaGGCTGTTCATCACTAACGAGTGTTCCTACAAACACTTGTCAGCTAAGATCTGCCTGACAAGcgcctggtgtaatacagccttaagacaTACTTTCACTATAATGAAGACATGATGAGATCAGTGAAGGCGGAATAGGAACTTGGCAGCAGTACCAGTCTGTGGTAGGGTATTGGCAACAGCTTCCtataagtctttatttttttaaacatattggtTGCATTTGAGGACTTAAACATCAGGATTCTTTGGTATCTTGTAATTCGAAACTGATCTGTAACGTTCATCATATGCTTAATGATAAACGGTCATAGCCATTAATGCGCAAAATTTTGTGTTTAAATAGATCTAGATAATAGTAATCAAGGCTACACTTTTCTGTTAGGAGCTCCAAATCCTAtacattgcttaaaggggttttgccaagtTTTGAAGTGGATAATAAGCTGATTGACCAGGGGTCCGATAAGTACTTGGGTATATCAGACGCTCTCAAGGGGAACAGGACCCCctttctcgtgatcggtgggggttccaaCAAGAAATAGGCGCCTGATCTATGGGAGTCCAACCGCTCGGTTCCCCACAGATTATGAAAATTgattcctgtgtgtgtgtgtgtatatatatatatatatatatatatatataaataatgtgCCCATATACACCCCTCCCCCCTTTCTTGCTTTAAAAATGGAGGGGTCAAACAAGGAAGGAGGAAAAACTAATCATAAGACATTCAAAATGGTTTTGATCTGAATGCCCATAATTCACAGCTTTGCTTTCCTAGAGGAGTTTAAATATAattgacattaaaaaaaaaaaaaaatatatatatatatatatatatatatatatatatatatatatatatatatatatatatatatatctgttagGTGAATAAACAGACTTGAACCTAGGGATAGGTTCACATGGAgtttttttggaggaggttttaatacagattttcctgcaggtttttcagccaaagtgAAAAGTCAGGATCCAGCATACTTCCAATTCCTTTCCAATCCACTTCTcactttggctgaaaaaccttcaggaaaAGCTGCCTCCAAAAAtctctgtgtgaacctaccctaacatTCACTGCatggtataaggctactttcacacttgcgtttttactggatccggcagggttcagcaaaaacgcttctgttactgataatacaaccgtctgcatctgttatgaacggatccggttgtattatctttaacaaagccaagacggatccatcgggaacgcaactaaacggaacggaatgcattctggagaactccgttctgttcagttttgtcccaattgacaatgaatggggacaaaactgaagcgttttttccggtattgagcccctagggcggatctcaataccagaaaacactagtgtgaaagtagcctaagaagtatATTCACAAACAGAAGTGAGCCAGGTGGTCAGGAACACTGTACATACACCCAATACGACCTCTTAATGACAAATATAATGAAAAGGCGTCAATTCTGAGCTTAGAGTATAAAATAATAGGCAAAACACGTACAAAATAGAAAACGTTCTCCTTACTCCAAATGGCACAGTAAGTTACAGAAAATGTAGACTGCCTCTCCGAAACAAATACGGACAATGTACTCCCAGATCCTATGGCACATGAAGACAGATGTGAAGTTGGCTGCCCACTGCCCTTAGAAAAGAAAGGGAAAAAATGATGACATATTACCAGCCAGCATAACCAAGCTTGTTCAGGTCTGCAAGGACAGTTAATCTGTGCAGTACAGGGCAACAATCCatcactctacaaaccaaagaaGAAAAGTCCAACCGGTAACGTATGGTAGCCTCCATCAAAACTAGCCGTATACATAGAGCTGAATAACTGGTATGAAAGCAGATACAAGCCACAGTTCGGACAGCTGGCAATTCACTTGTGTTAGAAGGTCTTTCAACCCAAGTAGGCCCCGTCAGTTAATGGTGAACCACAAGAGTTGTGTCCGTTTAGAATATCAACAAGGCAGAAATGATTTTCTGTTGACCGCATGGAAATCATAAGGATTAGCCGTATGCCTTCAAATATGCATTGGAAATCCCAAAACCTGCATTGTCTATATGCAGATTACATTTAGACTAGATAGAAGACATGGTAAGACCTGTAGTTAATTACAATAAGAGATTCTCCAACTTCTGTAGATGAACAAGATGACAAGGATGCTCGTTTCTCACTAATGCACCAATGCtggtcaaaaacaaaacaataaaaaaaaaatattgttgcaTTACTGTACaattccttttaaaaaaataaaataatctatgGGCCTCAGTTTTCAAAACAGCAATGccaccttagttgcccatagcaactaatcagaggtcatttttttcagaacactttaggctactttcacactagcgttcagagcgtatccgtctgagacggatccgctcatataatgcagacggtggctccgttcagaacggatccatccgcattatattgtaaaaaaaattctaagtgtgaaagtagcctgaacggatcagtccagacttttacattgaaattcaatgggggacggatccgtttgaagattgagccatagtgcgtcatcttcaaacggatccgtccccattgacttacattgtaagtctggacggatccgtacgcctccgcacagccaggcggacacccgaacgctgcaagcagcgttcaggtgtccgcctgctgagcggagcggaggacagacggtgccagactgatgcattctgagcggatccgcgtccactcagaatgcattagggcagtacggatccgtttggggccgcttgtgagccccttcaaacggaactcacaagcggacacccgaacgctagtgtgaaagtagccttagaggggtattcccatcttggacattgggggcacatCGCTAGGCTTCAATTTCTGAtaggtgggactcacacctatACTTAGAATCTAGCCTTCTCCACACATGCGCATTCGCCCTCAATTAATTTCTATGTGACTGCTAAAAATAGCTAGATaatgtgctcagctattttcggaagtcccattgaaatgaacaggcAATGCACAGCGCAAGCGCGGAcaacgctccattcacttctatgaggcatAAATAGCTcagccagcactcagctatttttggcagtcccatagaaattaatggctcTGCTCTAAGTAAAGGTGCGGACCGGCACCTATCAGAAAGTTTGGGTATATCCTAGCAAAATGCCCCCAATgttcaagatgggaatacccctttatgaaATTAAAGGGGATCTCTGATTGGCTGCTAGAcacttttgataaatgaggccctcTATTTTAAGAGAGGTTATCTGAtgtctaaaaaagaaaaaaatattgctgcaaatgttataaattaaaaaaagaaactgtACTCACCTCTTCTTTCCCACGGCGATCCAGCGTCACTACTCCTGCAGTCCCGACGGTCTTCGTTAACAAGTAGCCAGTCGCCAGAGCAATCACATGCTGTACTATTCTGGAATCACTGCTCAGTGCTGCCTCTTaatgccagcagtgtggcatgtAATCactgcagccactgattggctgcagcagtcatatgcTGGCCACTTGTAAACAAAGACTGGGAGGACTTCCAGTGCTGGATCatcaagggaaaaaaaaaacaaaaaaaaaaccggtgagtacagtttctttttattttagaatatttgcacacatttagattttttttttaagttggttAACCTCTGTTCGCACTGGCATTAAAAGGattttccataagtttaaaactGATtgcttatcctcagaataggtcatcgatatctgttCGGTGGGTATCTGATACTCGgttcccccaccaatcagtttgCACTCCAGCCTCCTCACAGTGCCTGTGCTTGGCATTGGAGCCCAGgcacattcacctgaatgggactgGGCTGCACACAggacatgtgactgatgaacttgacgtcactggcactggagtgccatggcctcttcaaacagcttatcaatattaaactcttggaaaacccctttaatatctgttTCCAGGATTCTGTTCCAAGCAGAATAATGAAGGCTTCAGAAAATATAGAAACCCGATGGATCCCATTAAGTCGGTGACCATCTTAAAGTAGAAGTCATGATGTCCAGACCAGAGGCCTAACATGGTTTGGAAATGAAAGACTTGCATACACATTCTCTCAATCTAACAACTACTATATAACTACGGTAATATTTACAACCCTGACCCAGTCATGTATATTTCATTCTAGCATGAAAgaaacaatgcaaaaaaaaatgaccaagTGATACTGCCTGCGAGGAGACTTACATAACGCTAGACTGAAGAGGTGCAACATCAAGGGTTGGTGCTGACATAAGTGCTCTGGGGTATAGAATGGTAGGACACTCCTGACAAGTTctgcactaccaccaccaccatttgGCCATGTAAAAGGTGattcatgaagaaaaaaaaaaaaaagaaagataaatgGGCATCACAAAAACTACATATGAAAAAATAGTTTATTAAAAAGAAATCATGATGCCCTTTATTTCTCCAAGGTAATGTTCAGAAGGTGAAACCACCACTCTATATACTGCAACGTGAGTCATAGCCATATACTTCCACACCTTCTGTATGAAGCCAGTGTAGCAGATCTACCTCAATCTTGTGAACACTTAAGGGTATGGGTGGGTAAAGGCGCAGGGATTTTTAACCTTATACCAGACTGCTTTCTGGACTTTCCCTTagcataaaaaattatattcaagaCATTTAGACAAGACATAACCCTGCAAAAACTAGCTTAAAAACATAAACTGATGCAAAGAATGCCAATATAATAGACCTATGTATCTCAGCTCTTCGCACTTCTAAACAAACCATCAAtttagcaggtttttttttttgaaggccaCTTTGTCAGCTGACAGCTCTGTATCCACACTCCACAATTAACAGTCTTAGCCTATTGGAAGATGTTTACGCTGTATTAAGTCCCGAAAAGCTTCAGGGATGAATGTAAATATCCATTAAGGCAAGCTTCCAACAAAATATCCATCGGTAGTCCAGTAAAAATGCATTTCCACAGTGAAGAAGAACACCCTTTATGTCCTTATGTCTAAGAACTATTGGCGTTGGAGATTTCCTGATTCATTTTTCGAAGGTTGCCTTTGACTTTGAGAAACTCTGGCTTGTTCTCCTGTTCTTCATCCGTCTTATGCTTTTCCATTTCCATCTGTAATGAAAAGATAAGAAAAAAGTAATGATCCTAGGTATTCCACATTTACAAATTTATTTTTGCTACTCTGTCAAGAGGAAAGGTGCATTATAGTGATTGTATTAATTGGATTGTATGACAAGTTATTTACATAGGCTATGTCtggactagggctgcaacgattcatcgatgtaatcgatgcaaaaaaattgtttaaatcatgtgaccacggagcacgAGTGAAAAGAAGCCTCTCACTCGCCGCTCCGTGGCCTCCTGTCCACACCGCACTGCCAGGGACAGGGCCTTACATGCACATAAAGTCAGCGCGCTGGCTGgcgctgtgtgtgacgtcaggtcccgccCAGTGCATGCCGGGAAGTGGGAAGAAGATGTGGTCtgtctcctgcggactccatgtCAGCGCACTGCCAGGATAGGTAAGTATGAGTTAGCAGGGGCCCGAATCTGCCAGGGGAATATGGATGGAAATGGCATAGAAGGGCTGATGGCACATGGGGGATGAcatagaggcactgggggagggggacagaaGGCattggatggcatggaggcactgggggagggggacatggcaatggatggcatggaggcactgggggagtgggtgACATGGTAATGTATagcatggaggggcagatggcactgggggagtgggtgacatggtggatggcatggaggcactggttGAGGGGTACAGATGGCAACGGATGGAACGGAGGCACCGGAGGTGGGGGCATGGCAATGGATggtatggaggcactgggggagagGGACATGGCAATAGATGGCATGGAGGGGgaagatggcactgggggagatgGTACTGGGGACATgccatggaggggctgatctgatggcactggggggaactgatgcacttgggatgAAAGCACAGGGGGGGAACAAAGCGTGTTGGGGGggtctgatgatttttttttataaaaaggaaaacagtctattaattcatttttttcttattagagtactcgattaatcgtaaaaataatcggtagaatacttgattgctaaaataatcgtttgctGCAGCCCTATTCTGGATCCTGGATGCCTTCTAATTTGGGAGAAAAGGTATCACCAAAGCATTTCAGAGCTTTCCTTAATGTGTACACAAGGGTTCTACGGAAGCAGCCATAGACTGGTCACATGGACTGCATGCTTCGCTTTTAGTTCCCAATACAAGTAAATATTTCagaaaatccttaaaggggttgtgccaccattaaaatgttattttaataaaaTTTAGCATGAAAAACGAGTTACTTTTGTAACTTACATCTGTTACAAAAATACTCTGGttttaagatattttttttttactttattataataGCACCCCTGGTGTTTATTCTGTATAGTAATGTACACGGCCTTTTACGGAGATGGATAAGCAAGGTCGCACatcctcagttccatccttcaatttGCCAACAATCAGATCTTTTTTTTAGAAGCTGTGACAattacaggaagagagctgcagcataaaggacatcCCCTGAGAGGTGACAGGAAGAGAGCTCCTGAAAAAAGGAtgagccccctgagctgccagcttgaaataggTGTAGCAAAGCAGTTGGcagaatgaatggggagatctctggatctatatgaggtacagggctggttctagctttgttacaaagaggttgtcatgtattatatTGTAAATatgtctgatttaaaaaaaaaattataagcccTCTAAAGCAGGAACATTTATTGACAATACTGCCAATGACAACCGTCTTAACACCCAGTTCACCAAGTTATGTAAATGCAAGTCTCACCTCTTCCAGTTTCTGATGTCGCTTCTCAAGTTCCAGCTCAAAGtctgtttttttctgttcagctTCTGCTTTTTGCCTGTTTGACAATTTGAtctcttttccttttttccatCACTTTCTGAAGCTCTGGTTTGTTCTGGGGTGAGAGACCTCtagaaatacatataattataggaattagtaataaaatgaaaattaacaaaaaaaataaaaaaagtcatctTAAAGTTAGCCTTACACCTAAGATTATGATCAGCCAGAATGCGACCGTTTATATGAAACAATAACTGACTGATTagggacatataaaaaataaataaataggcttGCGCAAAGTGACAATCATGCCATACACAAAGTTTTAGCAAACCATGGGCATGGGTTAAAAATCAGACAACTTTTATTAGTATGGGCAACTTAACTAAAAGTGGTGCTGTATCTAGTAACAGCTGAAAAGTCTTGTTGGGCGGACTGTAGTTTGTAGCCTCTTACAAGctgatgatcgctaatgagcgtcCGTAGTgacgctcattagcgatcatctggcagtctaatactgccgctgattgcccgatgaacacgcaaacacttgttcatcgggcaatccaaatcttttgacaggttaaaaaaatatataaatcatcgCTTGCAGGCGGCAGTTCATGgtgtctaatcacaatctgctgcaggaaacaatgattcagtatagggaaGAAGCCATGGTATAACGATTACTCCTcgctatactgaggaggag
The Bufo gargarizans isolate SCDJY-AF-19 chromosome 2, ASM1485885v1, whole genome shotgun sequence genome window above contains:
- the FAM107B gene encoding LOW QUALITY PROTEIN: protein FAM107B (The sequence of the model RefSeq protein was modified relative to this genomic sequence to represent the inferred CDS: deleted 1 base in 1 codon), producing the protein MAEPDYIESDNPELVKPHKLVNPVKGSRNHQDLHRELLMNQKRGLSPQNKPELQKVMEKRKRDQIVKQQKAEAEQKKTDFELELEKRHQKLEEMEMEKHKTDEEQENKPEFLKVKGNLRKMNQEISNANSS